TGACGAAGGGATGATCCGCTCGGCCCTCGCGGCCCTGCTGCGGCTGGAGCCCGACATCGACGTCGTCGCAGAGTGCGCCGACGGCGAGCAGGCGGTCGCCGAGGCGCTGCGGCTGCGGCCCGACGTGTGTCTGCTCGACCTGGAGATGCCGGGCCTCGACGGCGTGCAGGTGGCCGAGAAGGTGAACAGGGCGATCGCGACGCGTTGCGTGGTCGTCACCCGTCATGCGCGTCCGGGGGTGCTGCGCCGTGCCCTGGCCTCCGGCGTGGCAGGCTTCCTGCCGAAGTCCCGCGGGGCAGACGAGGTCGCAGCGGTCATCCGCCGTGTCGCGGCCGGAGCCCGCTATGTCGACCCGGAGATCGCTGCGGACGCTCTGAGCGATGAGCGCTCGCCGCTGACGGATCGCGAGCTCGACGTGCTGCGGGCGGGCCGTCGTGGAGAGACGACCGGGCAGATCG
This DNA window, taken from Microbacterium maritypicum, encodes the following:
- a CDS encoding response regulator transcription factor, which codes for MIRVLLADDEGMIRSALAALLRLEPDIDVVAECADGEQAVAEALRLRPDVCLLDLEMPGLDGVQVAEKVNRAIATRCVVVTRHARPGVLRRALASGVAGFLPKSRGADEVAAVIRRVAAGARYVDPEIAADALSDERSPLTDRELDVLRAGRRGETTGQIARALSLAPGTVRNHISVILGKLSVGTRQQAVLIAEERGWI